Proteins from a genomic interval of Brucella intermedia LMG 3301:
- a CDS encoding NAD(P)/FAD-dependent oxidoreductase gives MDITNSPGSHKHLSVAIIGSGISGLSAAWLLSQRHDVTLFEASDRIGGHSNTVEFESGHGPVAVDTGFIVYNEVTYPNLTALFRALEVPTAASNMSFAVSVGNGAYEYSGGTRLGLFSQRSNLVSPRFWSMIRDLLRFYRNAPKDLSIMGGISLDDYLERNGYGRAFRDDHLYPMAAAIWSTPAMEVGQYPAASFVRFCCNHGLLALRDRPIWRTVTGGSREYLRRITKPYADRIRLSTPIKSVRRAEHSVELIDGNGISHVFDDVVIATHADQALRMLADRSGDESRILGAFQYSRNEAVLHNDISLMPNRRAAWSSWNYLTNAATGPTQPSITYWMNRLQPLGNAPETFVTLNPCRAPREELVIRREIYEHPIFDMATDRAQKEIWSLQGQRRTWFCGAHFGSGFHEDGLQAGLAVAEDLGGMRRPWLVEQESGRIVRQSLTLRERALA, from the coding sequence ATGGATATCACGAACAGTCCGGGCAGCCATAAGCATCTCAGCGTCGCGATCATCGGTAGCGGGATTTCCGGATTGTCTGCTGCATGGCTGCTTTCGCAACGCCACGATGTGACTTTATTTGAAGCATCGGACCGCATTGGCGGTCATAGCAACACCGTCGAATTTGAGAGCGGTCATGGTCCTGTGGCCGTCGATACCGGGTTCATTGTCTATAATGAAGTGACCTATCCCAATCTGACCGCCCTGTTTCGCGCGCTTGAAGTTCCAACCGCCGCGTCGAACATGTCGTTTGCCGTTTCAGTCGGAAACGGCGCTTACGAATATTCCGGCGGTACCCGCCTCGGCCTCTTTTCCCAGCGCTCCAATCTGGTCAGCCCGCGCTTCTGGTCGATGATCCGCGATCTCTTGCGATTTTATCGCAATGCACCAAAAGACCTGAGTATCATGGGCGGTATTTCGCTTGATGATTATCTTGAACGCAATGGTTATGGCCGGGCTTTTCGTGATGATCATCTTTATCCGATGGCGGCAGCGATCTGGTCCACCCCTGCCATGGAAGTCGGGCAATATCCGGCTGCAAGCTTCGTCCGCTTCTGTTGCAATCACGGTCTTCTTGCTCTTCGTGACAGGCCAATCTGGCGTACGGTAACTGGCGGCAGTCGGGAATATCTAAGGCGGATCACAAAGCCCTATGCGGACCGGATCAGGCTCTCAACACCGATCAAATCCGTGCGACGTGCCGAACATTCCGTCGAGTTGATCGACGGAAACGGCATTTCCCATGTGTTCGACGATGTTGTGATTGCCACGCATGCCGATCAGGCTTTGCGGATGTTGGCCGATCGGAGCGGGGATGAAAGCCGCATTCTTGGCGCGTTTCAATATTCACGAAATGAAGCGGTGCTGCACAACGATATTTCACTGATGCCCAATCGTCGTGCGGCGTGGTCCAGTTGGAATTACCTTACCAACGCAGCCACTGGCCCGACGCAACCATCCATTACTTACTGGATGAACCGCCTGCAACCGCTGGGCAACGCGCCTGAGACTTTTGTTACGCTCAATCCTTGTCGTGCACCGCGCGAGGAACTGGTGATCCGTCGCGAGATCTATGAACATCCGATTTTCGACATGGCAACGGATCGTGCGCAGAAAGAAATCTGGTCCTTGCAAGGGCAGCGCCGGACATGGTTTTGCGGCGCGCATTTCGGCTCCGGCTTTCATGAGGACGGTCTTCAGGCCGGTCTCGCCGTGGCAGAAGATCTGGGCGGTATGCGCCGCCCATGGCTGGTCGAGCAGGAAAGTGGGCGCATCGTTCGCCAGAGTTTGACTCTCCGGGAAAGGGCACTGGCATGA
- a CDS encoding DUF1295 domain-containing protein has product MQPGLLLVVAISLSAIMAFAWALERKTGKSGWIDAIWSFSVGAGSIIAVMFADATWQRRSVILILILAWSLRLGFHIAKRSMRHGEDPRYARLIKEWGENASVRLFWFLQIQALAAFILVVTVYLAVVGRPGFPYVGDMVGVAIIAIALIGEALSDAQLAQFRMTPEAKTEICETGLWAFSRHPNYFFEWLFWCAWPSMAITGSPWSWLSLLAPIQMYWLLVHVSGIPALEEHMLRSRGEKFRALQGRVNAFFPGPRKTPGRLRRSS; this is encoded by the coding sequence ATGCAACCCGGTCTGCTCTTAGTTGTTGCCATCAGCCTGTCTGCCATCATGGCATTTGCCTGGGCGCTTGAACGAAAGACCGGTAAAAGCGGCTGGATCGATGCCATCTGGTCGTTTTCGGTTGGGGCGGGCTCAATCATAGCCGTCATGTTTGCAGATGCGACCTGGCAACGGCGTTCAGTGATACTGATCCTCATTCTGGCGTGGTCTCTTCGCCTTGGCTTTCACATCGCCAAGCGCAGCATGCGCCATGGGGAAGACCCCCGTTATGCAAGGCTGATAAAAGAATGGGGCGAAAACGCATCCGTTCGCCTCTTCTGGTTTTTGCAGATACAGGCTCTCGCAGCCTTCATTTTGGTTGTGACTGTCTATCTCGCTGTGGTTGGTCGCCCCGGTTTTCCATATGTCGGGGATATGGTCGGGGTTGCAATCATCGCCATAGCGTTGATTGGTGAAGCGCTGTCTGATGCGCAGCTTGCGCAGTTTCGCATGACTCCAGAAGCCAAAACAGAAATTTGCGAAACCGGTCTTTGGGCTTTTTCCAGACATCCCAACTATTTCTTTGAATGGCTGTTCTGGTGCGCGTGGCCGTCGATGGCAATTACCGGATCGCCATGGAGTTGGCTGTCGCTGCTTGCTCCGATCCAGATGTATTGGCTGCTGGTGCATGTCTCCGGCATCCCTGCGCTTGAAGAACACATGCTGAGATCGCGGGGTGAAAAATTCCGTGCTCTGCAAGGCCGGGTCAACGCGTTTTTCCCTGGTCCCCGAAAAACACCGGGAAGATTACGGCGTTCGTCATGA
- a CDS encoding cryptochrome/photolyase family protein — translation MIAKALVWLRNDLRLADNPALHAAFKLGGAITALFVHESNPQLRDPGAAVRWWLEQSLDLLARSLNERNIELIVADGEALNTIEQLIEENNFDTVFWNRRYAPQEREVDAVIKSGLKDKGLRVESFAGNLLVEPWEIKSGNGGSYQVFTPYAKSLRQHGVSRPLPLPDRSVETTTVKHTPKQKNYKEAVWSRKMSGLWMIGEAAAIDQLYHFFDTTIRDYAGDRDRPDLDGTSKLSAHLRFGEISPRQVWHATVSLMDQDHSTVPGGQKFLSELIWRDFHYHQLYYRPDIAEIDMRDTLANTRWQSNSVGINSWRRGKTGIPIIDAGMRQLWATGWMHNRVRMLVASALCKNMQIDWREGEKWFWDTLVDADVASNPGNWQWVAGCGMDAAPYFRVFNPVLQGEKFDTKGVYVRKWVPEIAALPDCWIHKPFAAPPAVLREAGVVLGQTYPLPIFTPSKAC, via the coding sequence ATGATTGCCAAAGCGCTTGTATGGTTGCGCAACGATCTGCGCCTTGCTGACAATCCTGCCCTTCATGCCGCATTCAAGCTGGGTGGCGCGATCACGGCCCTTTTTGTGCATGAGTCCAATCCGCAATTGCGTGACCCGGGCGCTGCCGTCCGTTGGTGGCTGGAACAGAGCCTGGACTTGCTGGCAAGAAGTCTCAATGAACGAAATATAGAGTTGATTGTTGCCGACGGCGAAGCGCTCAATACCATCGAACAATTAATTGAGGAAAACAACTTTGATACCGTTTTCTGGAACCGTCGTTATGCTCCTCAAGAGCGAGAAGTCGATGCAGTCATCAAATCCGGCTTAAAGGACAAAGGACTGCGCGTGGAGTCTTTTGCAGGCAATCTGCTGGTGGAACCCTGGGAGATCAAATCCGGCAACGGCGGATCTTATCAAGTTTTTACACCATATGCCAAATCACTGCGCCAGCATGGTGTGAGCAGACCACTACCCTTGCCAGACCGAAGTGTCGAAACGACGACCGTCAAACACACGCCCAAGCAGAAAAACTACAAAGAGGCTGTCTGGTCCAGAAAGATGAGCGGTCTTTGGATGATCGGCGAAGCGGCTGCCATTGACCAACTGTATCATTTCTTCGATACAACTATTCGCGATTATGCCGGAGATCGAGATCGTCCCGATCTTGACGGCACATCAAAACTTTCGGCCCATTTGCGCTTCGGCGAAATTAGCCCGAGACAAGTCTGGCATGCTACTGTGTCACTTATGGATCAAGATCATAGTACTGTGCCTGGTGGTCAAAAATTTCTTTCTGAACTGATTTGGCGAGATTTCCATTATCATCAACTTTATTATCGTCCAGATATTGCTGAAATAGACATGCGCGACACTCTGGCCAATACTCGCTGGCAAAGCAATTCAGTGGGGATCAATTCCTGGAGGAGGGGTAAAACAGGCATCCCGATAATCGATGCTGGTATGCGTCAGCTCTGGGCGACAGGCTGGATGCACAACCGCGTGAGAATGTTGGTGGCATCGGCCTTATGCAAGAACATGCAAATCGATTGGCGCGAAGGGGAAAAATGGTTCTGGGATACCTTAGTGGACGCGGATGTCGCGAGCAATCCGGGGAACTGGCAGTGGGTAGCCGGTTGCGGGATGGATGCCGCCCCATATTTCCGGGTTTTCAATCCGGTCCTGCAAGGAGAAAAATTCGATACAAAAGGCGTTTATGTGCGCAAATGGGTGCCCGAGATTGCAGCACTACCGGATTGTTGGATTCATAAACCCTTTGCTGCGCCCCCGGCGGTTTTGCGCGAAGCCGGAGTGGTTTTAGGACAGACTTATCCACTTCCCATCTTCACCCCATCAAAAGCTTGCTAG
- a CDS encoding GSU2403 family nucleotidyltransferase fold protein encodes MKEIDITFKTMFSELEQRSLDASFATEFSTDGNFVRQTSKDKEFWYFQIRTDGVAHRKYVGPISDEEITKRVRAFNEIKNDLKSRRQLVSTLTRNAGLPKPENFTGDVVEALGNAGFFRLHGVLVGTVAFQCYSGLLGIKLPISAMQTGDTDFAQFHSVSVAVGDSLPPMLDLLKQLDETFREIPHHNDGRYTTQYENSKRYKVEFLTPNRGSDDLSGHASPMPALGGASAQPLRFLDFLIHEPIRTVMLHKSGVPVTIPAPERFAVHKLIVSTRRRTDAAGYSKRDKDLMQSKALIDALIQTRREGDLATAFSEAWHRGPSWQEALKLALGTFSRGEFGNVVEALHLGFRQIGEKASNFHF; translated from the coding sequence ATGAAAGAGATCGACATCACGTTTAAAACCATGTTCTCGGAGCTCGAACAGCGATCCCTGGATGCATCGTTTGCGACAGAGTTCTCGACCGATGGCAATTTTGTCAGGCAGACATCTAAAGACAAAGAATTCTGGTATTTCCAAATCAGAACGGATGGTGTAGCCCACCGAAAATATGTTGGACCGATCTCAGACGAGGAGATCACAAAACGCGTTCGGGCGTTCAATGAAATCAAGAACGATCTCAAATCACGTCGGCAACTCGTTTCGACCTTGACCCGAAATGCAGGCTTGCCGAAGCCGGAGAATTTCACCGGTGATGTTGTCGAGGCCCTCGGCAACGCGGGCTTCTTCCGGCTGCACGGCGTCTTGGTAGGGACGGTCGCATTTCAATGCTATTCAGGTCTTCTGGGGATCAAGCTGCCGATCAGTGCTATGCAGACAGGCGATACTGATTTCGCCCAATTCCATTCTGTGTCGGTTGCTGTGGGGGACAGTCTGCCGCCGATGCTCGATCTTTTGAAGCAGCTTGATGAAACGTTCAGGGAAATCCCCCATCACAATGACGGCCGATACACCACACAATATGAAAATTCGAAACGCTACAAGGTCGAGTTCTTGACGCCAAATCGTGGCAGTGATGACCTGTCGGGACATGCTTCGCCAATGCCTGCCCTTGGGGGTGCGAGTGCTCAGCCGTTGCGGTTTCTGGATTTCTTGATCCATGAGCCGATCCGAACCGTAATGCTCCATAAAAGCGGTGTGCCTGTCACGATTCCGGCTCCAGAACGCTTTGCCGTGCATAAGTTGATAGTCAGCACCCGCAGGCGAACGGATGCGGCAGGCTATTCGAAGCGGGATAAGGATCTGATGCAGTCGAAAGCCTTAATTGACGCCCTCATTCAGACCCGCAGAGAAGGCGATCTGGCAACAGCGTTTTCGGAAGCTTGGCACAGAGGCCCCTCATGGCAGGAAGCTCTTAAATTGGCACTTGGAACGTTTTCAAGAGGCGAGTTTGGAAACGTGGTGGAGGCGCTGCATCTCGGGTTTAGGCAGATTGGTGAAAAGGCGTCCAATTTTCATTTCTAA